GCAGCTGACTATATAAAGAAAAATTCAGCTGCATTGGGTCTCAGACCCGGTTCCAAAGCACTCAATTCGCAAAAAACGCCTTTCAATTAGCAAAAACCCTTCTCCAACTTGCAAGAATCACGGTTCAACTCGCGAAAAGGATCATCCAACTCGCAAACCTCAATTTCAAACGAGAAAACTACATAAAAATGCCTGTTTCTAGCTGCCGTTGGCCATTTTATCGTAGATGCAGCTGACTTTATAAAGAGAAATTCAGCTGCATTGGGTCTCAGACCCGGATCCAAAGCACTCAACTCGCAAAAAACGCCTTTCAATTAGCAAAAACCCTTATCCAACTTGTAAGAATCACGGTTCAACTCGCGAAAAAGATCATCCAACCCGCAAACCTCGATTTCAAACGAAAAAACTACATAAAAATGCCTGTTTCTAGCTGCCGTTGGCTATTTTATCGTAGATGCAGCTGACTATATAAAGAGAAATCCAGCTGCATTGGGTCTCAGACCCGGTTCAAAAGCACTCAACTCGCAAAAAACGCCTTTCAATTAGCAAAAACCCTTCTCCAACTTGCAAGAATCTCGGTTCAACTCGCGGAAAAGATCATCCAACTCTCAAACCTCGATTTCAAACGAAAAAACTACATAAAAATGCCTGTTTCTAGCTGCCGTTGGCTATTTTATCGTAGATAAGCTAACTTTATAAAACAAATTCAGCTGCATTGGGTCTCAGACCCGGATCCAAAGCACTCAACTCGCAAAAAACGCCTTTCAATTAGCAAAAATCCTTCTCCTACTCGCAAGAATCACGGTTCAACTCGCGGAAACTGGCATCCAACTCGCACAACCTAGAAAACAAAAAAAGAACGGCCAATGGCCGTTCCTACAAAATTACATCTTTTCTGGTGCAGAAACACCGATTAATGAAAGTGAATTTTTCAGCGTAATTTGCGTTGCTCTCATTAGAGCCAAGCGCGCTTTACTTTTCTCTTCATTTTCTGGATCCAGTACTTTTTCTGCATTATAGAAGCTGTGCAGAGCAGATGCCACATCATTCACGTAATTTGTGATGCGATGCGGAATGCGTTTTGTTGCTGCTTCTGCCACTGCCTGCGGGAATTCACCGAGTATTTTCAGCAGTTCAATTTCTTTTTCAGATGAAACATCTGTGAAATTCAAAACAGCGTCATAAGATAATCCTTGTTCTGCTCCTTGACGCAGCATGCTTTCAATCCGTGCATGTGCATACTGTGCATAGAAAACTGGATTTTCATTGGATTGTGATGCAGCAAGGTCCATATCAAAATCCATGTGTGTGTCAGCGCTTCTCATTGCGAAGAAATAACGAACAGCGTCAAGACCTACTTCTTCCATCAGGTCACGCATTGTAACAGCTTTGCCTGTACGTTTGCTCATTTTCATTTTCTCGCCGTTTTTGTAAAGGTGAACAAGCTGAATAATTTCAACCTCAAGAGTATCCTTTTCATAGCCAAGGGCTTCAATAGCAGCCTTCATGCGCGGGATGTAGCCATGATGATCTGCTCCCCAAATGTTGATCAGCTTCGTAAATCCACGGTCAAGCTTATCTTTGTGGTAAGCGATATCCGGGGTTAAATACGTGTAAGAGCCGTCATTTTTAATTAATACACGGTCTTTGTCGTCTCCGAACACAGTGGAACGGAACCATGTTGCGCCATCTTCTTCGAAAATATGGCCTTTTTCACGGAGTACTTGAAGAGCCTGATCAATTTTTCCGTTATGGTAAAGGGAAGTTTCTGAATACCACACATCAAATGGTACACGGAATTCTTCCAGGTCCCTTTTCAATTTATCCATCTCGAATTTCAATCCGTATTCACGGAAAAATCCAAGACGCTCTTCTTTGCTTTCATTTGCAAAACGATCGCCGAATTCATCAGCAAGCTTTTTGCCGATTTCGATGATATCCTGACCATGATAGCCGTCCTCAGGCATTGCTGCATCTTGTCCGAGAGCCTGCAAATAACGGGCTTCAACTGAAAGTGCAAGGTTGTTAATCTGGTTTCCTGCATCATTGATGTAGTATTCACGTGAAACATCATAGCCCGCTTTTTCAAGAATATTGCAAAGAGAGTCGCCGACTGCTGCGCCGCGCGCATGTCCTAAATGCAAAGTTCCAGTCGGATTAGCAGATACAAATTCAACTTGAAGCTTCTCTTTATTGCCGATATTGACCTCTCCATAAGAGTCACCAGCTTCAAGAATGGATGGGATAAGATCTGTTAAGTATGAGTTGTTCATATAAAAATTGATAAATCCTGGTCCTGCGATTTCAATTTTTTCTATAGATGCTTTTCCTTTATCAAACGAAGCAACAATGTCTTCTGCAATTGCGCGAGGTGCTTTCTTAGCAACGCGTGCAAGCTGCATCGCCATATTTGTGGAATAGTCTCCATGGGCTTTATCCTTAGGCAGCTCAAGAATAGCATCCGGAATTTGACTTTCTTCTGCCAGGCCTGCCTTAAGCACTGACGCTTTAATTTCACCTTTTAACCGTTCTTTTACTTGATCAACGATGTTCATCCTTTTTCCTCCCTAAACATGATATGTAAAGTATGTAAATGCGAATCTTCTTCGCCAATCTGCAATTCATAATCAACTTTGATGATGCCGTTTGATTTCCCTTCCATTGTGCGGACGGAAATCGCTGCAGTAGTGGTTTCAAGCTGGAGCTGTCCGAATTGTGTCTGATAATTCGTGATCGTTTCGGTTCCTACAATAAAGCGCTGCTTCATTGAGATGGATCCGGACCTCATAATAAAAACCTCGTCGTCTTTGAATTTAACGACGGTTTTTACTTTTCCGTACTCGTGTTCCTCGTGATAGCTTAAATAGGAGGCGTTATTTTTAACATAGTGTTCACCGTTCGTAAAAAGCTCCAGGTTCTCTGAATCATCACCCTGGCTGATCTCGGTTTTCACGATAATTTGAACTGGTTTACTGACTGTCATTTTGACACATCCTTTTAAAGTATCCGCTATTAACTTATCTAGTATAAAGATTTCATGGAAAAAGTTCAATAGGATGGCAGGTCGTATTCATGGTTGACGTTCTGATATTATTTATACGTTTTTAAGAAAATATTCCCATATAAGAAAAAAGCCCCAGTCAAACCTGGAGCTTCTCCTCAAATTTAAGGACGCTTTTGCACCCAACCTAAAATCATTTCACGAATCAATTTGCTTGCCGTATTAGCCGTCTGCTCAGAGTTATCATAGATTGGAGCTACCTCTACAAGATCAGCGCCCACTACGTGAATATCCGAGTTTGCAATGGCATGGATGGATGCCAGCAATTCTCTTGATGTAATACCGCCAGCGTCTACCGTACCTGTACCGGGTGCGTGAGCCGGATCTAGTACATCAATATCAATTGTTACATAGACAGGGCGTCCTGCAAGCTTTGGCAGCACTTCTTTTAAAGGCTCAAGTACTTCAAACTTAGAGATGTGCATGCCGGCTTCCTTTGCCCATTGGAATTCTTCCCTCATGCCGGAACGAATACCAAATGAGTAAACGTTTGGTGGTCCAATCAGATTTGCGGCTTTGCGGATTGGCGTTGAGTGAGAAAGAGGCTCTCCTTCATACTCTTCGCGCAAATCCGTATGTGCATCCATATGGATAATCGCAAGATCTGGGTATTTCTTGTACATCGCTTTGATAACAGGCCATGATACAAGATGCTCCCCGCCCATACCGAGCGGGAACTTGTCCTCTGCCAAAACTTTATCAATGAAATCTTCGATCATATCAAGGCTTCGCTGCGGATTTCCGAATGGAAGCGGAATATCCCCTGCATCAAAATACTTCACTTCTTCAAGCTCGCGGTCTAAATACGCGCTGTATTCCTCAAGACCGATTGAAACCTCGCGGATGCGGGTTGGACCGAATCTTGAACCCGGGCGATAGCTGACTGTCCAGTCCATCGGCATTCCATAAAGGACAGCTTCACTGTCTTCAAATGTTGGATGACTTTTAATAAAAACATTGCCTGAATAGGCTTCATCAAAACGCATCGTATTTCCTCCCAATTATTTGATTAAGTCTGCTACAAATTTAGGCAGGACAAACGCTGCTTTATGAAGCTCTTTTGTATAATATTTTGTTTCAATTTCATGGAAACGCTCTTCGCTTACTTCTAATGGATCATATTTTTTTGAACCGATTGTAAATGTCCAAAGACCGCTTGGATATGTTGGGATGTTTGCTGTATATAAACGTGTAATCGGGAAAATTTCTCTTACATCACGCTGTACGTTTTGAATAAGCTCAGGCGTAAACCAAGGGTTATCCGATTGGGCAACAAAGATGCCATCTTCTTTTAACGCTTTTGAAATGCCTGCATAGAAGCCTTTTGAGAATAGGTTAACAGCAGGTCCAACTGGCTCTGTTGAGTCAACCATAATGACATCATACTCATTATCGCTCTTTGCAATATGCATGAACCCGTCGCCTACCTTCACTTCAACGCGCTCGTTTTCAAGCTCTCCTGCAATTTCAGGCAAGTACTTTTTAGAGTACTCGATTACTTTGCCGTCAATATCAACAAGTGTTGCTTTCTTAACGCTTGGGTGCTTCATAATTTCACGGATTACTCCGCCGTCTCCGCCTCCGACTACAAGTACGTTTTCAGGATTTGGATGTGTAAATAAAGGAACGTGCGCTACCATTTCATGATAAACAAATTCGTCTCTTTGTGAAGTCATAACCATGCCGTCTAAAAGCAGCATGTTGCCGAACTCCTCTGTTTCTACCATATCTAATTTTTGAAATTCAGTTTGCTCTGTATGTAAAGTGCGGTTAATTTTGATCGTGATGCCGAAATTCTCGGTTTGCTTTTCTGTAAACCAATGTCCTCCCATTTTAAAACTTCCTTTCTATATCAATTTTCTTAAAGCCCTAATTACGATTATACCCTAATCAACAAATACAATTCGCCAAAATTCGAGTTCAAAACCTCAGGAAAAAGTATAGATGAATCTAGCAAAATTGCAAGAAGAATTTTAATAGAGAAGGTTTAAAAAACCTTGGAAATTCTCATACTGGTAAGAAAAGCGAAAGCTCCTTGGCCAGCTCGTGAGGAAAATTGTCTTTTTCGCAGCTGGTTAGGCGCTCGAGCTGAACAAGAATGCAGGACATGATCTACTGCACTTAAATTTTTAAAGAAACAGAACAGATGAGGAAACGAGGTGGAGAAATTGGAAATCATCACACCCAGACGATTGAAAATCACGATAAAAGCTGTGCGTGCGGCAATATTTATTGGCCTTATATTATTTTTCATAGCATCAATTGTCCTTGCGGCGATTCTGCTTGCGGCGAAATGGCAGGGAGCTCCTTCCCTGTCTGTTCAGCAATCTTCTATTATGTATGCAAATGATGGATCTGAGATGGGAAAGACCCATCACGGCGGTAAAAGGTACTGGGTTGATCTAGATGAGATTTCTCCTTCCTTAATTGAAGCTACTGTTGCGATAGAAGACCGTCATTTTTATGATCACAACGGCTTTGACTACAAACGGATAGCAGGAGCTGCTCTTGCTGATTTAAAAGCAATGGCCAAGGTTCAGGGAGCGAGCACAATCAGCCAGCAATATGCGAGAAACCTGTTTTTGGTTCACGATAAAACATGGAAACGCAAGCTGACAGAAGCGTTCTACACTGTCAGACTTGAACTGAATTACAGCAAAGAGGAGATTCTAGAAGGCTATTTAAATACGATTTATTACGGTCATGGCGCTTACGGCGCAGAAGCTGCAGCCAATTATTATTTTGACAAATCCGCAAGTGAATTATCCATCAGTGAAGCAACCATGCTTGCAGGTATTCCAAAAGCGCCAAGCCTTTATTCGCCCTTTGAAAATGAAGAGCGGGCAAAAAGCAGGCAGGGTCTTATTTTGAAAACGATGGTGAATCAAAAAATAATCAGCCAAAAAGAAGCTGATCAGACGTATAATGAAGCGCTCAGCTACCGTTCTGTGAAAGATGTGAAAACAGCAGACATTGCTCCTTATTTTCAGGATGCGGTTATGAATGAGCTGTCAAAAAAGCTGAATCTAGATCAGACAACGATTGAAACGCGGGGTTTAAGAATTTTCACTACCTTAGATCCAGATATGCAGAAAATAGCTGAAGAAAAGATTGCAGATGTCATTGATGATGCATCTGACATCCAGGTCGGGTTCATGGCAATGGATCCAAAAACCGGCAGCGTGAAGGCTCTTGTTGGCGGCCGTGATTATGCAGAAAGTACGTTTAATCGCGCAACACAGGCAAAAAGACAGCCTGGTTCAACGATGAAACCGTTTCTGTATTATGCTGCCGTAAATAAAGGATTCACCCCTTCTACCCTTTTAAGGAGCGAACCTTACACATTTAAGTTTGAAGACGGCAAATCAAGCTATAAACCTGGCAATTACAACGGGTATTATGCAAACGGGGACATTACATTGGCTCAGGCAATAGCACTTTCGGATAATATATTCGCCGTTAAGACTCACCTTTATCTTGGAATGGATGAGCTGATTCAGACCTCTAAAAGCTTCGGAGTGACAAGCAAATTATCACATGTGCCATCCCTTGCTCTTGGAACCTCGCCAGTGCGATTGTCTGAAATGGTGAACGGTTATGGAATGCTCGCAAATGGCGGCAAGAGGATTGAACCTTCTTTTATTAAAAAGGTTGAGGATGCAGAAGGAAACGTGATTTATCAGAATGAAAAAGAGCAAGAACAAATCTTAAATAAAGAGGCGGCGTTCGTTACCTCGCATTTGATGACAGGCATGTTTGATGAACAATTGAATGATTATACGTCCGTAACAGGCCACACCATTATTCCGAAGCTCTCCCGCGAGTATGCAGGGAAATCCGGAACGACAAAAGCTGACAGCTGGATGATCGGCTTTGCTCCGCAGCTGGTGGCGGGCATCTGGACGGGCTATGATAAAGACAAAACGATTGATCTTGTTGCTGAAAGAGGGTACGCCAAACAAATATGGGCCGATTTTATGGAAGAAGCACTGGAAGATCAATCAGTTAAAGCATTTAATCCCCCTAAAGGCGTGATTGGCGTTTATATCAATCCTAAAACAGGCAAGCTTGCATCAGACGATTGTCCGGTTAAGCGATTTGCTTATTTTGTAAGGGGTACTGAGCCGACAGAGTACTGCACTGAGCATCTGGAGCATGGAAAACAGAGCGAGCCTCCTGCAAAAGCTCCTAAAAATCAGGATGAAACATGGTATAAGAAAGTCTTGAGATGGTGGGATTAACATTTATTTGCGAATATAAGTGATTTATTTTCGACATTCTGTCAATTTCTCGTCAGCCACATGAAAAACCCCGGACCTCATACGGTCCGGGGTTTTTCGTGTCCTAGCTTTATAAGCTATGTTCAGTTTACTAATAAGCGATTTAAAGCTCAAGAATTTGACAATTTGTTCACATAAACGTCACAGAATTGTCACGCTTCTCCGAGCCCTGCTTTTAGCTCCTGACTGGAATTTTTCCACATATCTGCATTATGGTTTTTCAGGAAGTTCACTAATATACCTTTTGACGCATCATCCATATGCTCAACCATAATGTGGCGCTTTAAGGATTTATCCATTTTATTTACATGCTCAGGAAGTGATTTATACCCTCTTCTGATTTCACGGTCTACTGTCATTTCACATGCAGTAACACCTGCATAATAAGGTCCCTCAGGCTTGCGGTCGATGGTCACCCATACGAGCCAGAACGGCTTTCCGTTTGGTACCTCTTCTTTGTTCGGAAGAAACTTGATTCCTTTTTCAACAACACTTCTGGCATGCATCGCACCGATGTCCACAAACGCTTCCCCTTCGGTTACATCAACGAAAACCGGTGAAATGTTATCGAGGCTGAGTGCGCCGACTCCGTATCCGCCGTGACCGTCCGTCGGATCGCTTTTAATGATATTAAAACCAATCTTTTTTTTCTTTTTATCTTGTTCCAAAGAAATGACCTCCTAGAAAAACGGGTTAAGTATTGATTCAAAAACAGTCATAACAATATCAGTCCCATAAGAGAAAGCTGGCTGTATTGTGTATTTATCCAAAGGTGTTAACACTAAAATTAAAAAGACAACCATGCCGTAGCTTTCAAACTGCGTCATTTTTGCCCGGATTCCTGACGGGGCCAAATCTTCAATAATCCGGTATCCATCAAGCGGCGGAAACGGAAAAAGATTAAAAATGAACAGCGTGATATTCAGGAAAATTAAAATGTTGAAAAACTGATGCAGGCCTTCCGCCATTCCTGAAGACAAGGAAGATAAAGCACCTGTACTTAAAAGTATATACCAAACAGCAAGCCCAATAAAAGCGATGACCAAATTGCTTAATGGTCCTGCTACAGAGACGAGAACACCCGCAAGGCGCGGATTCTTGAAATAAAACCGGTTCACAGGCACTGGCTTCGCCCAGCCAAAACCGGCAATGAAGATCAGCAGTGTACCGATCGGATCAAGATGGGCAAACGGTGACAGGGTCAGTCTCCCCTGATTCTTCGCAGTCGGATCTCCAAATTTATATGCTACATATGCATGTGCAAATTCATGAACCGTAAACGCAAGCGCCAAAACAATCACCACATACGGAATAAGCTCTAAATCAAACGCCAAAAACTCCACCAATCATTCTCCTTTGCAAGCGGCTTCGCTAAACATTCTATCCTCCATCAAGTATACTATAGAAGAATCCAACTACGATAGAAAAAGGAGAGATCAACATGCCATACGTAACGGTAAAAATGCTTGAAGGCCGTACAGAGGAACAAAAAAAAGCTCTAGTCGAAAAAGTAACCGCTGCTGTATCTGAAACAACAGGTGCTCCTGCAGAAAAGATTGCGATTTTCATTGAGGAAATGAGCAAAAATCATTATGCTGTGAACGGTAAGCGTTTGAGTGACGAGGATTAAGTACATATAAGGAAGACCGGCCTCTTTGGAGAGGGCCGGTTTTTTATTTCTAAAGAGCAGAGAAATTCCATATTAAAAATTTTTGATTTGCTTCAGCAATTAAACTTTGTTTTCAGCCAGAAAGGGGCAAATATAGATACAAAACTTCAGTATTAGCGACATTCACAAATATGAATTCATCTGCTTGGCTAATTGATTCCGGATTTTAGCTAAATAATATAAGATTTACGCTATTAATCTTGGGAAATCAGCTAATAAAATGTCATTTTAGGCTATAAATAAGGAACAGGACTATTCAAATCTGCTCAGGTTCCAATTCGTTATCTCAACTGCAGCATCTTCTTCCAGCCGCTAACCCTCCCTGGGCATAATAAAAATCCCGGAGCCAAATATGACCGCGGGAACTCTTTTATTGAACAACCTTCGTGCGAATGGACTCTATGTACGCATACGCCTGTTCAATTTCTTCTTCTGTGTATTTTTGCTTGCTCTTCAGGGTAAATACCTTCTCTTTCACTTCTTCTTTTTCAAGAGTGTCAAAGAAAAGGACCGTAGATACGAGCTCCAGGAATCTTGCTGACTGGCTGTTTAAGTCCTCCATACATTCTTTAAGAGGAGGCATCTCGAGCTCATAATGAGTTAAAAATTCCTCGCCTGCTTCTGTCAGGGAGTAGCGGTATTGAAAATAGCCGCCTTTTTTCTCATGCATTTCGTTCAGAAAGCCCAAATTGCACAGCTCTTCAATTCTGAGAGTAAGCTCCTCCGAATAAGGTCCGTAAAAATGAAAGTCATACTTTTCATAAAAAGGAAGATTGATTTTTTTTGCGATATAGATCATTTTCTGAAGCTTTTTCCGTCCGGTGATTTCTCCTGATGAAGAGAACACCTTCATCAGTTTTGCGTGTTCGTTAAGCAAACCCCAACACTCCTAACCTTGTATTTTCACACTATCTCTCTTTTTTTATAAGTTTAACAATTCCAAAATCCGTTTCTTGGCCGTTCGTTTTGCTGACATATCTTGAATGAGATCTAATGGAAAATACAGCTTATGGTCTGTTCTGCGTTTTCCGGATATCGCGTCTACTATTTCAGACTGACGGGAAAGCTCACGCAGGTCCCCATTCGGCAGCTGCAAATGAATCGGCAGCCTCTCCTCTTCCTCTCCCGGGCGATAGAAGTCATACGGAAGATCTGAAGAT
The window above is part of the Metabacillus dongyingensis genome. Proteins encoded here:
- the argS gene encoding arginine--tRNA ligase, whose translation is MNIVDQVKERLKGEIKASVLKAGLAEESQIPDAILELPKDKAHGDYSTNMAMQLARVAKKAPRAIAEDIVASFDKGKASIEKIEIAGPGFINFYMNNSYLTDLIPSILEAGDSYGEVNIGNKEKLQVEFVSANPTGTLHLGHARGAAVGDSLCNILEKAGYDVSREYYINDAGNQINNLALSVEARYLQALGQDAAMPEDGYHGQDIIEIGKKLADEFGDRFANESKEERLGFFREYGLKFEMDKLKRDLEEFRVPFDVWYSETSLYHNGKIDQALQVLREKGHIFEEDGATWFRSTVFGDDKDRVLIKNDGSYTYLTPDIAYHKDKLDRGFTKLINIWGADHHGYIPRMKAAIEALGYEKDTLEVEIIQLVHLYKNGEKMKMSKRTGKAVTMRDLMEEVGLDAVRYFFAMRSADTHMDFDMDLAASQSNENPVFYAQYAHARIESMLRQGAEQGLSYDAVLNFTDVSSEKEIELLKILGEFPQAVAEAATKRIPHRITNYVNDVASALHSFYNAEKVLDPENEEKSKARLALMRATQITLKNSLSLIGVSAPEKM
- a CDS encoding DUF1934 domain-containing protein, translated to MTVSKPVQIIVKTEISQGDDSENLELFTNGEHYVKNNASYLSYHEEHEYGKVKTVVKFKDDEVFIMRSGSISMKQRFIVGTETITNYQTQFGQLQLETTTAAISVRTMEGKSNGIIKVDYELQIGEEDSHLHTLHIMFREEKG
- the speB gene encoding agmatinase; translation: MRFDEAYSGNVFIKSHPTFEDSEAVLYGMPMDWTVSYRPGSRFGPTRIREVSIGLEEYSAYLDRELEEVKYFDAGDIPLPFGNPQRSLDMIEDFIDKVLAEDKFPLGMGGEHLVSWPVIKAMYKKYPDLAIIHMDAHTDLREEYEGEPLSHSTPIRKAANLIGPPNVYSFGIRSGMREEFQWAKEAGMHISKFEVLEPLKEVLPKLAGRPVYVTIDIDVLDPAHAPGTGTVDAGGITSRELLASIHAIANSDIHVVGADLVEVAPIYDNSEQTANTASKLIREMILGWVQKRP
- the speE gene encoding spermidine synthase, whose amino-acid sequence is MGGHWFTEKQTENFGITIKINRTLHTEQTEFQKLDMVETEEFGNMLLLDGMVMTSQRDEFVYHEMVAHVPLFTHPNPENVLVVGGGDGGVIREIMKHPSVKKATLVDIDGKVIEYSKKYLPEIAGELENERVEVKVGDGFMHIAKSDNEYDVIMVDSTEPVGPAVNLFSKGFYAGISKALKEDGIFVAQSDNPWFTPELIQNVQRDVREIFPITRLYTANIPTYPSGLWTFTIGSKKYDPLEVSEERFHEIETKYYTKELHKAAFVLPKFVADLIK
- a CDS encoding transglycosylase domain-containing protein, producing the protein MEIITPRRLKITIKAVRAAIFIGLILFFIASIVLAAILLAAKWQGAPSLSVQQSSIMYANDGSEMGKTHHGGKRYWVDLDEISPSLIEATVAIEDRHFYDHNGFDYKRIAGAALADLKAMAKVQGASTISQQYARNLFLVHDKTWKRKLTEAFYTVRLELNYSKEEILEGYLNTIYYGHGAYGAEAAANYYFDKSASELSISEATMLAGIPKAPSLYSPFENEERAKSRQGLILKTMVNQKIISQKEADQTYNEALSYRSVKDVKTADIAPYFQDAVMNELSKKLNLDQTTIETRGLRIFTTLDPDMQKIAEEKIADVIDDASDIQVGFMAMDPKTGSVKALVGGRDYAESTFNRATQAKRQPGSTMKPFLYYAAVNKGFTPSTLLRSEPYTFKFEDGKSSYKPGNYNGYYANGDITLAQAIALSDNIFAVKTHLYLGMDELIQTSKSFGVTSKLSHVPSLALGTSPVRLSEMVNGYGMLANGGKRIEPSFIKKVEDAEGNVIYQNEKEQEQILNKEAAFVTSHLMTGMFDEQLNDYTSVTGHTIIPKLSREYAGKSGTTKADSWMIGFAPQLVAGIWTGYDKDKTIDLVAERGYAKQIWADFMEEALEDQSVKAFNPPKGVIGVYINPKTGKLASDDCPVKRFAYFVRGTEPTEYCTEHLEHGKQSEPPAKAPKNQDETWYKKVLRWWD
- a CDS encoding YwhD family protein, whose translation is MEQDKKKKKIGFNIIKSDPTDGHGGYGVGALSLDNISPVFVDVTEGEAFVDIGAMHARSVVEKGIKFLPNKEEVPNGKPFWLVWVTIDRKPEGPYYAGVTACEMTVDREIRRGYKSLPEHVNKMDKSLKRHIMVEHMDDASKGILVNFLKNHNADMWKNSSQELKAGLGEA
- a CDS encoding site-2 protease family protein, with translation MVEFLAFDLELIPYVVIVLALAFTVHEFAHAYVAYKFGDPTAKNQGRLTLSPFAHLDPIGTLLIFIAGFGWAKPVPVNRFYFKNPRLAGVLVSVAGPLSNLVIAFIGLAVWYILLSTGALSSLSSGMAEGLHQFFNILIFLNITLFIFNLFPFPPLDGYRIIEDLAPSGIRAKMTQFESYGMVVFLILVLTPLDKYTIQPAFSYGTDIVMTVFESILNPFF
- a CDS encoding 2-hydroxymuconate tautomerase, with protein sequence MPYVTVKMLEGRTEEQKKALVEKVTAAVSETTGAPAEKIAIFIEEMSKNHYAVNGKRLSDED
- a CDS encoding YwgA family protein yields the protein MLNEHAKLMKVFSSSGEITGRKKLQKMIYIAKKINLPFYEKYDFHFYGPYSEELTLRIEELCNLGFLNEMHEKKGGYFQYRYSLTEAGEEFLTHYELEMPPLKECMEDLNSQSARFLELVSTVLFFDTLEKEEVKEKVFTLKSKQKYTEEEIEQAYAYIESIRTKVVQ